TTCGCTGTCGGCCGCCATCGACCACCTGCTGCTTGTCGGCCATGAGACCGGCAAGCTCAAACTGAAGAACGTGGCCGCGCCAAGCGAAGGTTCCGGCCTGATCGTGCTTGGCATGGGCAAGCTCGGCGCGCGCGAACTGAACTATTCCTCGGACATCGACGCAGTGGTGTTCTTTGAACCCTCTGCTGGCATTATCGATGATCCCTATGCTGCGACAGAGAATTTCGGCCGCATGATGCGCCGCCTCGTGCGTATCATGCAGGAACGCACGGCAGACGGTTACGTCTTCCGCACCGATTTGAGGCTCCGGCCAGACCCCGGCTCGACGCCGCTCGCTATTCCAGTGGAAGCGGCGCTGCTTTATTACGAGGGCAGGGGCCAAAACTGGGAACGCGCCGCCTATATCAAGGCGCGGCCGGTGGCCGGCGATCTTAAGGCCGGTGACAATTTCCTGCGCGAACTGACGCCTTTCATCTTCCGCAAATATCTCGATTACGCGGCGATTGCCGATATTCACTCCATCAAGCGGCAGATCCATGCGCATAAGGGCCATGGCGCGATTGCGGTTAAGGGCCATAACGTCAAGCTCGGACGCGGCGGCATCCGCGAGATCGAGTTCTTCGCGCAGACGCAGCAGCTGATTGCCGGCGGCCGTATGCCGGCGCTCAGGGTCCGCGCGACGCAGGAGGCGCTGGCGGCGCTCACCGAAGCGAAATGGATCGATGCCGAAACGCGCGATAGCCTGACGGACGCCTACTGGTTCCTGCGCGAGGTGGAACACCGCATTCAGATGGTGCGCGATGAGCAGACCCACGTGCTGCCCGACACCGAAACCGAACTGAAGCGCATTGCCTTCATGCTCGGTTTTGAAGATACCAAGGCGTTTTCCGAGAAGCTGGAAAAGGTGCTGCGGCTGGTGGAGCGCCGTTATTCGGCGCTGTTCGAACAGGAGACGAAACTCTCCGGTGAGGCAGGCAATCTGGTCTTCACGGGCCAGAAGGACGATCCAGATACGCTGAAAACCCTCTCAGCACTTGGTTTTCAGCGGCCGGAGGATATTTCCCGCGTCATACGCACCTGGCACAATGGCCGCTACCGGGCAACGCAATCGGTCGAGGCGCGCGAGCGGCTGACGGAGCTTACGCCGGATCTGCTGCGCGCCTTTGGCGAAAGCAAGCGGGCGGATGAGGCGCTGCTGCGCTTTGATAATTTCCTCTCCGGGCTACCGGCGGGCATCCAGCTCTTCTCGCTGCTCGGCAACAATCAGGCGCTGCTGTCGCTGCTGGTGACGATCATGTCGTCGGCCCCGCGCCTTGCCGAAATCATCGCCGCCCGCCCGCATGTTTTTGACGGCATGCTGGACCCGGCGCTGATGAGCGACGTGCCGACGCGCGAGTATCTTGCCCAGCGCATGGGCAATTTCCTCTCCAATGCCCGCCACTATGAGGATATTCTCGACCGGCTCCGTATTTTCGCCGCCGAGCAGCGCTTTCTCATCGGCGTGCGGCTGTTGACAGGCGCGATCCGTGGCGAGATCGCCGCCCGCGCCTTCACCCATCTTGCCGATCTGGTAATTGAAGCGGCCCTGAATGCCGTTCTCTCGGAGATGGAGACGGCACATGGGCCATATCCGGGCGGGCGCGTGGCCGTGATGGGCATGGGCAAGCTCGGCTCCTTCGAGCTGACCGCGGGTTCGGATGTCGACCTCATTCTCCTCTACGATTACAACGATGCCGCCCATGAATCGACCGGCGCAAAACCGCTCGATGTGGTGCGTTATTTCACTCGCGTCACCCAAAGGCTGATTGCCGCACTATCGGCGCCCACGGCCGAAGGCGTGCTTTACGAGGTGGACATGCGGCTTCGCCCCTCCGGCAACAAGGGGCCGGTGGCGACGCGCATTTCCGCCTTTGAGAAATACCAGCGCGAGGAAGCCTGGACCTGGGAACATATGGCGCTTTCCCGCGCTCGCCTGATCTGTGGCAAAGCCTCGCTGATGGAAGATGCGCGCGGCATCATCGCCTCGGTACTGTCCCAGAAGCGCGATGTGGCGAAAGTCTCAGCCGATGTGCTGGAAATGCGAAGCCTCATTGAACAGGAAAAGCCGCCGGAAAACATCTGGGATTTCAAGCTCATCAATGGTGGGCTGATCGACCTCGAATTCATCGCCCAATATCTGGCGCTGGTCGGTCCCGCCAGGGGTCTCCAGCCGCACGAACCGGGTCGCAACACGGCAGAGGCATTGCAGGTGCTGGCCGCCCCGGTGATGGAGCAGCAATCCTTCGACGACTGCATGGCGGCGACGGCGCTTTACACCGAGATATCGCAGATCGTGCGGCTGTGCATCGACGGTGCTTTCAATCCGAAGGAAGCGCCTGCCGGTCTTATCGATCTGGTTTGCCGGGCCGGGGATTGCCCGGATATTTCCACGCTGGAGGGCGAGGTGAAGCGGCTGGCGAAGGTTGTCAGGAAGGCGTTTGTGGCAACGGTGAAGAATGGCGGGTGATGGTGGGTATCGCGCGTTCTGCCTTCACTTACTGCAACGCAAGGGGCACAGCCCGATATTCCTCAATGCACCGTGCCACAGCACCCTGCCGCATGCGGGATGATAATCGTCACCACCGTGCCTCTGCCTTCGCAGGAGCGGATTTTCATCGTGCCGCCATGCAGCCTGACGAGCGAGCGCGAGATGGCGAGCCCGAGGCCTGAGCCGCCCTGGCTTTTGGCGTATTGGCTCTGCACCTGCTCGAAGGGCTGGCCAATCTTGTCAAGCGCCTCGGCGGGAATGCCGATGCCGGTATCGGCGATGGTGAGGATCATGGCGGCCTGATGCACATGGGTGCGCAGCGCTACGCGGCCGCCATTACCGGTGAACTTCACGGCATTGGACAGAAGGTTGAGCATGATCTGCTTCATGGCGCGGCGGTCGCCCTGCATCGTCAGCCCGGCGCAGACCTTCTGCTGCACGGTGATGTTCTTCTGTTCCGCCTGGATGGCGGTCAGCCGCAGGGTTTCCTCGATCAGCGGCGCGAGATCGATTGTCTCGCGGTTGATCCGCATATGGCCGGCCTCGATCTTGGACATATCGAGAATGTCGTTGATGACATTTAGGAGGTGCTTGCCGCTGTCGTGGATATCCCGGGCATATTCGGAATATTTCGGCGAGCCAACCGGGCCGAACATCTCGTTTTGCAGGATGTCGGAAAAGCCGAGAATGGCGTTGAGCGGCGTTCGCAGCTCATGGCTCATATTGGCGAGGAATTCGGACTTTGCGAGGTTTGCCGCCTGGGCGCGCTCTTTTTCGGCGAGATAATTGGCGTTGGCGTCTGAAAGCTCCGTCTTCTGCCGCTCCAGCTTATGCTGCGAGGCGGAAAGATCGCCGATGGTGGCCATCAGCCGGCGTTCGGAGTCACGCAGGCGCTCCTGATGGCGCTTCAGAAGCGTAATGTCGGTGCCGACGGAGACGAGGCCGCCGTCACGGGTGCGGCGTTCATTGATCTGTAGCCAGCGATCATCGGCAAGCTGCACTTCCGTCATGCGCGAAAGGCCGGACTGATCGGGGTCCGCAACGCGCCGCTCCACAACCGGGCGTGCCGCAGCCGCCTGCACGGCGCTCTTTTCGGTGCCCGCTACCAGAACGCTGTCCGGCAGGCCGTAAGCTTTCTGGTAATGGGTGT
This region of Agrobacterium tumefaciens genomic DNA includes:
- a CDS encoding bifunctional [glutamine synthetase] adenylyltransferase/[glutamine synthetase]-adenylyl-L-tyrosine phosphorylase, coding for MTKRETAERRLSEVLPGVIRPYTQTELKSVLSTLKDIAKGEPAVAALLAAESPLKDFIAAAFTLSPYLRDMAAADEGLLTLAISKPLEPLLADLVREARDCWKPGQEGGVPVENEVMSRLRIAKRRLSFVAALADLARIFTARDTTRWLSDMADASLSAAIDHLLLVGHETGKLKLKNVAAPSEGSGLIVLGMGKLGARELNYSSDIDAVVFFEPSAGIIDDPYAATENFGRMMRRLVRIMQERTADGYVFRTDLRLRPDPGSTPLAIPVEAALLYYEGRGQNWERAAYIKARPVAGDLKAGDNFLRELTPFIFRKYLDYAAIADIHSIKRQIHAHKGHGAIAVKGHNVKLGRGGIREIEFFAQTQQLIAGGRMPALRVRATQEALAALTEAKWIDAETRDSLTDAYWFLREVEHRIQMVRDEQTHVLPDTETELKRIAFMLGFEDTKAFSEKLEKVLRLVERRYSALFEQETKLSGEAGNLVFTGQKDDPDTLKTLSALGFQRPEDISRVIRTWHNGRYRATQSVEARERLTELTPDLLRAFGESKRADEALLRFDNFLSGLPAGIQLFSLLGNNQALLSLLVTIMSSAPRLAEIIAARPHVFDGMLDPALMSDVPTREYLAQRMGNFLSNARHYEDILDRLRIFAAEQRFLIGVRLLTGAIRGEIAARAFTHLADLVIEAALNAVLSEMETAHGPYPGGRVAVMGMGKLGSFELTAGSDVDLILLYDYNDAAHESTGAKPLDVVRYFTRVTQRLIAALSAPTAEGVLYEVDMRLRPSGNKGPVATRISAFEKYQREEAWTWEHMALSRARLICGKASLMEDARGIIASVLSQKRDVAKVSADVLEMRSLIEQEKPPENIWDFKLINGGLIDLEFIAQYLALVGPARGLQPHEPGRNTAEALQVLAAPVMEQQSFDDCMAATALYTEISQIVRLCIDGAFNPKEAPAGLIDLVCRAGDCPDISTLEGEVKRLAKVVRKAFVATVKNGG